In Candidatus Paceibacterota bacterium, the following are encoded in one genomic region:
- a CDS encoding ABC transporter ATP-binding protein — protein sequence MTAPGDPAVELRGLTKRFGSVLANAGVDLRVAPGTIHGVIGENGAGKSTAMKILYGMLHPDAGEIFLGGRKCVWASPSDAIAAGVGMVHQHFMLAAPYSALDNILLGAEPLRYRVIDRKGARARLETLARQYGLPVDWDRPVEELPVGLQQRVEILKLLYREARILILDEPTAVLTPQETNDLFGNLEKLRAEGKTVLLVTHKLKDVMSFTDRATVFRGGKVTGEVETSRTNPQELASLMVGRKVMLSIDVPPARPRAELALEVAELTLTGPAGSRHRLSQVSFAVKHGEILGVAGVEGNGQTELLQTLLHPREFRARISGTVRICGEEVDSFDTLRIRDLGVAVIPEDRQQEGLLLEQPVSESFLLGHQRSPAFSRAGFLRLNALARIAAQAVTDHDIRPPHLTLLAGKLSGGNQQKLIVAREFQRHPRVLIAAHPTRGVDVGAIEFIHSRIVRARDEGAGVLLVSSDLDEVLTLSDRVLVMFEGRIVAEYRRGEVDERELGLKIGGV from the coding sequence ATGACGGCCCCCGGCGATCCAGCGGTCGAGTTGCGAGGACTGACCAAGCGCTTTGGCAGCGTGCTGGCAAACGCTGGCGTGGACTTGCGGGTGGCGCCCGGCACGATCCACGGCGTCATCGGGGAGAACGGCGCAGGCAAATCCACGGCAATGAAGATTCTCTACGGCATGTTGCACCCGGACGCTGGGGAGATCTTCCTTGGCGGCAGGAAATGTGTTTGGGCCTCGCCCTCGGACGCCATTGCTGCGGGGGTTGGCATGGTGCACCAACATTTCATGCTCGCCGCACCATACTCCGCGCTGGATAACATCCTGCTGGGAGCCGAGCCGCTCCGGTACCGCGTGATAGACCGCAAGGGTGCCCGCGCGCGCCTGGAAACTCTGGCGCGCCAATATGGGTTGCCGGTGGATTGGGACCGCCCCGTCGAGGAGTTGCCCGTCGGTTTGCAGCAGCGCGTGGAAATCCTGAAGCTGCTCTATCGCGAGGCGCGCATTCTTATCCTGGACGAACCGACTGCGGTGCTAACCCCGCAGGAAACGAACGATTTGTTTGGCAACCTCGAGAAGCTGCGCGCGGAAGGCAAGACTGTTTTGCTGGTCACCCACAAGCTCAAAGACGTGATGTCCTTCACCGATCGCGCAACGGTGTTTCGCGGCGGCAAAGTGACCGGCGAAGTGGAGACGTCCCGGACCAATCCGCAGGAGCTTGCCAGCTTGATGGTGGGGCGAAAGGTGATGCTAAGCATTGATGTCCCGCCCGCCCGCCCGCGCGCGGAGCTGGCGCTGGAAGTCGCTGAGCTCACCCTGACGGGTCCAGCCGGCAGCCGACACCGACTCTCGCAGGTCAGCTTCGCAGTGAAGCATGGTGAGATTTTGGGCGTCGCCGGCGTTGAAGGCAACGGCCAGACAGAGCTGCTGCAAACGCTGCTGCATCCGCGCGAGTTCCGCGCCCGGATTTCCGGGACTGTCCGCATTTGCGGCGAAGAGGTGGATAGCTTTGATACTCTGAGGATTCGCGACCTGGGAGTCGCGGTCATTCCTGAAGATCGTCAACAGGAAGGGCTGTTGCTGGAACAGCCCGTCAGCGAGAGTTTCCTTTTAGGCCATCAACGGAGCCCTGCTTTCAGCCGTGCAGGCTTCCTCCGCTTGAATGCTCTGGCCCGCATAGCCGCACAAGCAGTCACGGATCACGACATTCGTCCACCGCACTTGACCTTGCTGGCAGGCAAGCTCTCCGGCGGCAACCAGCAGAAGCTCATCGTGGCGCGGGAATTCCAGCGCCACCCGCGGGTCCTGATCGCGGCACACCCCACGCGCGGGGTGGATGTTGGCGCGATTGAGTTCATCCATTCCCGCATCGTTCGAGCCCGCGACGAAGGCGCCGGTGTGCTGCTCGTCAGCTCTGATTTGGACGAAGTCCTAACCCTGTCAGACCGCGTCCTGGTGATGTTCGAAGGCCGCATCGTCGCCGAATACCGCCGCGGTGAAGTCGACGAGCGGGAATTGGGCCTGAAAATTGGAGGGGTATGA